One genomic region from Anopheles bellator chromosome 2, idAnoBellAS_SP24_06.2, whole genome shotgun sequence encodes:
- the LOC131211046 gene encoding leucine-rich repeat protein 1: protein MKLVCETCTINRAMSGGKRVFLKTILAIGKGSERKADEPKIMLITTSNKTGTKYGVLQNINKIFTRFLDEGKATISFLVPEHDVQIKSDKIQLTAFLKVLKLVFTGDRPSETLGAAQSSQPSAVRLSCLTVNNKKASMLGSTNVLATRCVIKHRKDYPTKGFSRLLVSLQISDIKLCRLDTQLMLLPQLRSLNLSNNCIQQLPRKFGQLRLTDLDLSNNKLQDTADSWEWLMEPNLQSTLQMLNISGNELSFLPINVIYARTLVTLVANNNLISKIPFALWKMTQLREISLVSNRITAIPETLRRMRLQKLDLSSNQLFENEATVQDLRMEELTATAHSQPSSLFELAARVAINRKIPYWLPGKVPFTVLETLHRTPLCGCGQPCFESKVYERAKVVTLNCVHIILNANQQLFADCVFCSQKCSRKV from the coding sequence ATGAAATTGGTTTGCGAAACCTGTACCATTAACCGTGCGATGAGCGGTGGGAAGCGCGTGTTCCTCAAAACAATACTGGCCATCGGCAAAGGCTCGGAGCGGAAAGCGGATGAACCGAAGATCATGCTCATTACGACCAGCAACAAGACGGGCACAAAGTATGGCGTTCTACAAAATATCAACAAAATATTCACCCGGTTTCTGGACGAAGGGAAGGCAACCATTTCGTTCCTGGTGCCTGAACACGACGTGCAAATCAAGAGCGATAAAATTCAGCTGACCGCCTTCCTGAAGGTGCTGAAACTGGTTTTCACCGGCGATCGCCCGTCGGAAACCCTTGGTGCGGCTCAATCTTCACAACCTTCGGCCGTACGGTTATCCTGTTTGACGGTGAATAACAAAAAGGCTTCCATGTTAGGATCGACCAACGTTCTGGCAACTCGGTGTGTTATCAAACACCGTAAAGACTACCCCACGAAGGGTTTCTCGCGGCTGCTCGTGTCACTGCAAATCTCCGATATTAAATTGTGTCGTCTCGATACGCAATTAATGTTGCTCCCTCAGCTGCGGTCACTTAATCTATCAAACAACTGCATACAGCAGCTGCCACGCAAGTTTGGTCAGCTGCGACTAACAGATCTGGATCTATCCAACAACAAGCTTCAGGACACTGCCGACTCCTGGGAGTGGCTTATGGAGCCAAACCTTCAATCGACGCTCCAAATGCTCAATATCTCCGGCAACGAATTGTCCTTTCTTCCGATCAACGTGAtctacgcacgcacactcgtGACACTGGTGGCTAACAATAATCTTATTAgtaaaattcctttcgcactGTGGAAAATGACCCAGCTCCGTGAGATTTCGCTGGTCAGCAATCGCATCACGGCTATCCCCGAAACACTTCGTCGGATGAGACTTCAAAAGCTGGATCTGTCATCCAACCAGTTGTTCGAGAACGAAGCTACCGTGCAGGACTTGAGGATGGAAGAACTAACCGCAACGGCTCACTCTCAACCCTCGAGCCTATTCGAACTGGCGGCACGAGTTGCCATTAACCGGAAAATCCCGTACTGGTTGCCGGGAAAGGTGCCGTTTACCGTGCTGGAAACACTGCACCGCACACCGCTCTGTGGCTGTGGGCAACCGTGCTTTGAATCGAAAGTTTACGAGCGGGCGAAAGTGGTCACTTTGAACTGTGTGCACATAATCCTGAACGCCAACCAACAGTTGTTCGCCGATTGTGTTTTCTGTAGTCAAAAATGTTCGCGAAAAGTCTAG
- the LOC131209193 gene encoding probable proline--tRNA ligase, mitochondrial, with protein MNRISKLFQPSLVVPKNATVKHQEATSKSQRLMLEQGLIRQAGNGTFHLLPLLQRSVQKAIDLIDRHMRTVDAQRLTLPLLTSAELWRKSGRLGKDGDAPPTELLQTRDRHGKVQILGPTHEESITALMAAIAPVSYRQFPLRLYQISTKFRDEMKPRFGLMRSKEFLMKDLYTFDVDQTKCRQTYESVNEAYVRLLAEVGVPFVKVAGDCGTMGGSLSHEYHFPSEVGEDELLQCKRCGALTNAELSRNECESCAGRDPFERQRGIEVAHAFILDDRYTKPLAATCLQPNGKPSTLQMGCYGIGVTRLIAASIEVLSNEREIRWPLGLAPYRVCIVTPKAGSKEEAIVNPWVDRLYGNLETVTGCRGEIIVDDRNQLTIGKRLLDARRMGYPVIVVVGAKASPEGCELFELHNLLDGTQLDLSLGDILTAVGSIFSKNPETSSPLNHVVKVQVQN; from the exons ATGAACAGAATTTCGAAACTGTTCCAACCGTCCTTGGTTGTGCCGAAAAATGCCACCGTCAAACACCAGGAAGCTACTTCCAAAAGCCAGAGG CTGATGCTTGAGCAAGGACTGATTCGGCAAGCAGGAAACGGAACCTTTcatctgctgccgctgctacaGCGATCGGTACAGAAAGCGATTGACCTAATTGACCGTCACATGCGAACGGTGGATGCCCAAAGGTTAACACTGCCGTTGCTAACGTCCGCGGAACTATGGCGAAAAAGTGGACGGCTAGGAAAGGATGGCGATGCGCCACCGACGGAACTGTTACAGACCAGAGACCGACATGGAAAAGTACAAATTTTAGGACCG ACTCACGAAGAATCAATAACGGCACTCATGGCAGCGATCGCCCCGGTTTCCTATCGTCAGTTTCCGTTACGGCTGTACCAGATATCGACGAAATTCCGTGACGAAATGAAACCCCGTTTTGGGTTGATGCGTTCGAAAGAGTTTCTCATGAAAGATCTGTACACATTCGACGTGGATCAAACCAAGTGCCGGCAAACGTACGAATCAGTGAACGAAGCGTACGTTCGGCTGCTGGCAGAAGTTGGCGTACCGTTCGTGAAAGTGGCCGGAGATTGTGGAACGATGGGTGGCTCGCTGTCCCACGAATACCACTTTCCCAGTGAGGTCGGAGAGGATGAACTGCTTCAGTGCAAACGATGTGGAGCGCTCACGAACGCAGAGCTTTCCCGGAACGAGTGTGAGTCCTGCGCGGGACGGGATCCTTTCGAGCGGCAACGAGGGATAGAGGTGGCACATGCCTTCATTCTGGACGATCGTTACACGAAGCCGTTAGCGGCGACATGTCTCCAGCCCAATGGGAAACCGTCCACACTGCAGATGGGATGCTACGGCATCGGTGTGACTCGCCTGATAGCGGCTTCGATCGAGGTGCTTTCGAATGAGCGCGAAATACGATGGCCACTGGGACTGGCACCGTACCGTGTTTGTATAGTTACTCCGAAGGCGGGCAGTAAAGAGGAAGCGATAGTCAACCCGTGGGTCGATCGGTTGTACGGTAATCTGGAAACGGTCACAGGTTGCCGGGGTGAGATTATCGTCGATGACCGCAATCAACTGACGATCGGTAAACGTCTGTTGGATGCACGAAGAATGGGCTACCCAGTGATAGTGGTAGTCGGAGCGAAAGCATCACCGGAGGGCTGCGAGTTGTTTGAGTTACACAATCTTCTCGATGGAACGCAGCTTGACCTCTCCCTTGGTGACATCTTAACTGCGGTTGGTTCAATTTTCTCGAAAAACCCGGAAACAAGCTCGCCACTGAATCATGTCGTAAAGGTTCAGGTGCAAAATTAG
- the LOC131208735 gene encoding uncharacterized protein LOC131208735, whose translation MGDEDDCPPLCEAMDGTDSNGEDDEWEVAEEQNEPVKCLFCETISPTMTVAIRHVKQQHDFDLAGIRRKFHLDEYSYIKMINYIRREQPSPEQFKSAAGSTVPWADDKYLKPVANETWLMFDLDELDEIMLSNGAGNGSSTGEKENGNDIGETMTLTTDQYRKMHGIINDLTAQLREKENLLQHAASSIEKMKESFRNVMAEQQQPASQADACSAGADKKLQQIKNKLQHCVSSVSVDDDQSYFNTYSHFGIHHDMLSDEVRTSSYRDAILRNADIIKDKTVLDLGCGTAILSMFASKAGAKEVISVDQSDIIYMAMDIVRKNKIDNIRFVKGRLEDTELPVEKVDIIVSEWMGYFLLFEGMMDSVIYARKQCLREGGLILPNRCNISIAGYGDLERHNEFIGFWKNVYGFDMSCMKKEVLREAMVEVCKPEHIITNANIIANFDLMEVDVDCPNFSYDFELTVKRDAELTALIGYFDTFFELPEHVEFSTSPYTRPTHWKQTIFYLEEPVPVKEGQSIGGKFVCRRDPKDVRSLFINIEFLNMVLKYTLN comes from the exons ATGGGCGACGAAGATG ATTGTCCACCACTCTGCGAGGCAATGGACGGTACCGATTCGAACGGTGAAGACGACGAGTGGGAAGTAGCCGAGGAGCAGAACGAACCGGTGAAGTGTTTGTTCTGTGAAACCATCTCACCCACGATGACGGTGGCCATACGGCACGTGAAACAGCAGCATGATTTCGATTTGGCCGGCATTAGGAGAAAGTTTCACCTCGATGAGTACTCATACATTAAGATGATCAACTATATACGGCGGGAGCAGCCCAGTCCAGAGCAGTTTAAATCGGCCGCAGGGAGCACCGTTCCATGGGCGGACGATAAATACTtgaaaccggtggccaacgaaacTTGGTTGATGTTCGATCTGGATGAGCTAGATGAAATAATGCTGAGCAATGGCGCTGGTAATGGGTCATCGACGGGAGAGAAGGAGAATGGGAACGATATCGGTGAAACCATGACACTCACGACGGACCAGTACCGAAAAATGCACGGAATCATTAACGATCTAACGGCACAGCTTCGTGAGAAGGAAAATCTGTTGCAGCACGCTGCCAGCAGTATTGAGAAGATGAAGGAAAGCTTTCGAAACGTGATGgccgaacagcagcaaccggctTCCCAAGCGGACGCATGCTCGGCCGGGGCTGATAAAAAGctgcaacaaattaaaaacaaactccaGCACTGTGTGAGCAGTGTTTCGGTGGACGACGATCAGAGCTACTTCAACACGTACTCACACTTCGGCATTCATCATGATATGCTGAGC GATGAGGTGCGAACTTCGAGCTACCGAGATGCGATCCTGCGAAATGCAGATATTATTAAAGACAAAACCGTGCTGGATTTGGGTTGTGGAACCGCCATTCTTTCAATGTTTGCATCGAAGGCGGGTGCGAAAGAAGTGATCTCGGTCGATCAATCGGACATCATCTACATGGCAATGGATATCGtgcgcaaaaacaaaattgacaACATCCGATTCGTGAAGGGGCGCCTCGAAGACACCGAGCTACCGGTCGAGAAGGTCGACATCATCGTGTCGGAGTGGATGGGCTACTTTTTGCTGTTCGAAGGTATGATGGACAGTGTGATTTACGCTCGCAAACAGTGTCTGCGTGAAGGCGGTTTGATTCTGCCTAATCGCTGCAACATCAGCATCGCCGGGTACGGTGACCTAGAACGGCACAACGAGTTTATCGGCTTTTGGAAGAATGTGTACGGGTTCGATATGTCGTGCATGAAGAAGGAAGTGCTCCGCGAGGCGATGGTCGAAGTGTGCAAACCCGAACACATTATTACCAATGCGAACATTATCGCAAACTTCGATCTAATGGAGGTGGACGTAGACTGTCCGAATTTTAGCTACGATTTCGAGTTGACCGTCAAACGGGATGCGGAACTCACGGCATTGATCGGTTATTTCGACACGTTTTTCGAGCTACCGGAACACGTAGAGTTTTCCACCTCGCCCTACACAAGACCCACCCACTGGAAGCAGACCATTTTCTATCTTgaggaaccggtgccggtgaaagaGGGACAATCAATTGGCGGCAAGTTTGTGTGCCGCCGCGATCCGAAGGATGTGCGTTCGTTGTTTATCAATATTGAGTTTTTGAACATGGTTCTCAAATATACACTCAACTAG
- the LOC131211608 gene encoding large ribosomal subunit protein uL10 — MGREDKATWKSNYFLKVVQLLDEYPKCFIVGADNVGSRQMQTIRMSLRGTAIVLMGKNTMMRKAIRGHLENNQSLEKLLGHIKGNVGFVFTKGDLADVRDKLTESKVRAPARAGAIAPLEVVIPAQNTGLGPEKTSFFQALSIPTKISKGTIEIINDVPILKPGDKVGASEATLLNMLNISPFSYGLQIQQVFDSGSIFSPEILDIKPEDLRAKFQAGVANLAAVSLSIGYPTLASVPHSLANGFRNLLAIAAVTEVEFKEAETVKEFIKDPSKFAAVSASSAPAAAASAAPAAKAEEKKEESESEDEDMGFGLFD, encoded by the exons ATGGGTAGGGAGGACAAAGCAACCTGGAAATCCAACTATTTCCTGAAAGTCGTG CAACTGCTCGATGAATACCCGAAGTGTTTCATCGTCGGCGCTGACAATGTCGGCTCTCGACAGATGCAAACCATTCGCATGTCCCTTCGCGGTACGGCCATTGTGCTGATGGGTAAAAACACCATGATGCGCAAGGCCATCCGTGGGCACCTGGAGAACAACCAAAGCCTGGAGAAGCTACTGGGCCACATCAAGGGCAACGTTGGCTTCGTGTTCACCAAGGGCGATTTGGCAGATGTCCGCGATAAGCTGACTGAGAGCAAGGTGCGAGCTCCCGCTCGTGCCGGTGCCATTGCTCCGCTGGAGGTCGTCATCCCAGCCCAGAACACCGGTCTCGGTCCGGAGAAGACCTCTTTCTTCCAGGCTCTGTCGATCCCGACCAAGATTTCGAAGGGTACGATTGAAATCATCAACGACGTGCCTATCCTGAAACCGGGCGATAAAGTGGGCGCTTCGGAAGCCACGCTTCTGAACATGCTGAACATTTCGCCGTTCTCGTACGGGCTGCAGATCCAGCAGGTGTTCGATTCGGGTTCTATCTTCTCGCCGGAGATTCTCGATATCAAGCCGGAGGATTTGCGCGCCAAGTTCCAGGCTGGAGTCGCCAATCTGGCTGCCGTTTCGCTGTCGATCGGCTATCCGACGCTGGCTTCGGTACCACACAGCTTGGCCAACGGTTTCCGCAACCTGTTGGCTATCGCTGCCGTCACCGAGGTTGAGTTCAAGGAAGCCGAAACGGTCAAGGAGTTCATCAAGGACCCGAGCAAGTTCGCCGCTGTCAGTGCCTCATccgctccggctgctgccgcgTCTGCCGCTCCGGCTGCCAAGGCAGAGGAGAAGAAGGAAGAGTCCGAGTCGGAGGACGAGGATATGGGCTTCGGGCTGTTCGATTAA
- the LOC131209194 gene encoding protein ARV1: protein MKLPRPLQGYFELLRHQSGEQKYVCINCGRPVSGLYRRISSTVLKIIECEKCNHPADKYIEFEVLIILIDLILLSKPAYRHILYNSDCKNLWKIGCILILLEAYCFWTDAFRGITSISYRSHVNDPFLSEKGFYLSTVHFLTGFLLLYAFIYLFNGLLHRTVPPVAGDGKSYPRMLLHGVILASIGKFLFIPIIIWRENSNDTCLALHIVLVLLYFVISLVQIHSVISDCSRSRSCVIVLLAFIVKAYFLTRVSALLQELV from the exons ATGAAACTGCCACGTCCTCTGCAAGGATACTTTGAGCTGCTGCGACATCAATCTGGAGAGCAAAAGTACGTGTGCATCAATTGCGGTCGGCCGGTTTCGGGACTGTACCGGCGAATCAGCTCAACGGTGCTGAAAATCATCGAATGT GAAAAATGCAACCATCCCGCGGACAAGTACATCGAGTTCGAGGTATTAATTATTCTGATCGACTTAATTCTGCTCTCCAAACCGGCGTACAGACATATACTGTACAATTCCGATTGTAAG AATCTGTGGAAAATCGGATGCATCCTGATTCTGCTAGAGGCGTATTGTTTCTGGACCGACGCATTTCGTGgcatcaccagcatcagctACCGATCGCACGTGAACGATCCTTTTCTGTCCGAGAAAGGTTTTTACCTCTCGACGGTACATTTTCTCACCGGCTTCCTGTTGCTCTATGCATTCATTTACCTGTTCAACGGACTGCTCCACCGCACCGtacccccggtggccggcgacggTAAAAGCTATCCCCGAATGCTACTCCACGGTGTTATCCTGGCGAGCATAGGAAAGTTTCTATTCATTCCAATCATCATCTGGAGGGAGAACTCCAACGACACCTGTTTGGCTCTTCACAtcgtgctggtgttgctgtaCTTTGTTATTTCCCTCGTCCAGATACACTCGGTAATTAGTGACTGTTCGCGATCACGCTCCTGTGTGATCGTCCTGCTAGCGTTTATTGTAAAAGCGTATTTTCTTACGCGAGTCAGTGCGCTCCTGCAGGAACTAGTGTAA